A region of the bacterium genome:
CTCGTCCACGTCGCGGTCGTCTTCGACGAGCGGCATCCGCTCTGGGACGAGGAGCCGGGTGGCGTCGATCTCAGCGTCATGGACGACGACGGCTATCCGCGCCTGCTCGTCGTCACCGTCGAGCCCCAGCACGATGGCTTCGTTCACGCCTACGACTGGAGCGCCTCGGCCGGGGGCACGCTGTTCCGCAATGCGACCGTCTGGCCGGCAGGGCCCGGCGGCACGGCCTATCCGGGGCAGAGCGACGACGTGAACGGTTCGGCGATCTTCTGCGTGCCGGCCGGCGCAGGTGGCGAGACGATGAGCGTCACGATCACGGACAACTGGGGCGCGGCGACCGGCAGCGCGACGAGCTTCGTCTACTAGCGATTGCCCGCCTGGCGTCGGGCGTGCTACGCTCCTGAAATGGAGCCCGCCAACGTCGGCGATCGCCGCATCCGCACCTGGCCCAATGCGCTCAGCGCCATCCGCCTGGCGATGGCCCTGGCGGCGGCGCTGCTCTTCCTCGTGTTCGGCCTCGTCCTCGCGCCCATCCTGCTCTCGGTGATCGCCAGCCTGCTCGACGCGCTCGACGGCTGGCTCGCCCGCCGGCTCCGGCAGATTTCCCGGCTCGGCGAGCACCTCGATCCCCTGGCCGACAAGGTGCTGATCACGGTCGTCTTCGGCGCGCTGGCTTGCTTCCTGAATGAGCCCTGGGTCTGGGTACTCGTTGGGCTGCTCCTGCTGCGGGAGTGGGGGATCACCTGGCTGCGCGAGGCGCTCAAGCGCCGGCGCAATCTCACGCTGCCGGCCGGGCGCATCGGCAAGTGGAAGATGCTCAGCCAGAGCCTGTTCGGGAACCTGTTCCTCTTCTGGATGAGCCGGGCGCCCGACGCTCGCCCCGGCGAGGTCGGCTTCGCGCTCAGCCTGGCGGCGGCTCTCGGGCTCATCCTCGTGCTCTCCTACACCTCCGCATTCCGCTACCTGATCCGCCTGCAGTCCTGAGCCTGCGTTGGCCCAGGAGTTGCTGGGCCTCAGCGGACGCCCCACCCGGGGCCCGTTTTCCGTTATCCGTTAGTTGACAATCAGCTAGCTGGATAGTCTCGACTGGCAATGCGATCGCCTGGAGGCGCGGCATGGAGCAACTGAAGGAAGTCGCCCTCGTCAGCAGCCCTGAGCTGCGGCGCGACCTGAACCGTCTCCTCGGCTGCCGTGACGCGGAGAGCCTGGCCGCCGCTCTGGCCACCGAACTCGAGCTGCACTTCCCCGGCCGCCAGGGCCTCCTCGCCGTCTGTCCGGCCGAAACGCGGGATTGGCAGGTCTGGAGCCTGCCCAGCTTGCTCCAGGAGCCCTGGTCGGCCAGCCATCCCGTCGTCGAAGAGCTGCGGGAGAACGGCGAGCTGCGCCTGCTCTCGCTCGAAGGCCAGGCGCCCGGCGAGGAGCTGCTCGGCCTCGCCCTGCGCGACGGGCGGCAAGGCCTGCTCGGCGCGCTGGCGGTCGCCCTGCCAGCCGAGCGGCGTCGCGAGCCGATCGAGCGGCGCCTCCTCGAGGACTGGCTGCTCGGTGTCGGGCCGCTGGCGGCCCTGCTGCTCGAGCGCCGCGCGCTGCGCGAGCACCTGGAGTCGCTCGAGCAGGACGTCGATCAGCTCGAGTCGCTCAAGGCGAGCTTCATCGACACCGTCACGCACGAGCTGAAGACGCCGCTGACGAGCATCCTCGGCTTCTCCTCGCTCGCGCTCGACCAGCCCGACCTCGCGGAGCGCAAGCCGCTGCCCGAGTTCCTGCGCTCCATCCACGACGCCGCGCTGCAGCTCGATCGCCTGATCAGCGAGCTGCTCGTGATGAGCGAGATGGCCGCCGCCGAGGGCGTGCTCGAACTCGAGGACCGCAGCCTGGCGTCCCTGCTCACGGAGTACCGCGAGGGCTGGCTCGGCCGCCTCGCCAGCCACGAGCGCGTGCGCTTCCACGATTGCGGGATCCAGTGCACCGTCCGGGTGGATCCCTACCAGTTCCACCGCATCCTCGGGCACCTGCTGAAGAATGCGCTCGTCTTCTCGCCGCCGGACAGCCCGGTGGACCTGCGCTGCAGCTTCATCTCCGGCCGCCGCCGCCGCGACTCGACGGATTTCCTGCGCATCGACATCAGTGATCGCGGGCCGGGCATCCCGTCCGCCGAGCAGGAGCGCATCTTCCGCAAGTTCTACCAGGTGGATCGCTCGAGCACACGCGAGCATGGCGGCGCTGGGCTCGGCCTCAGCGTGGCCAAGGAGTTCACCGAGGCGATGGGCGGCCGGCTCTGGCTGCGCAGCAAGCCGGGGCACGGCTCGACCTTCTCCTTCACGGTGCCGGTGCCGCGCGAAGCGGGGGCCGCGCCGCGCCGCGGCGGCCGCGCTTCACGCCAGCAGTAGCTCCGGCGTCGCCTGCAGCTCCCCACTGACCAGCAGCGCGCCCTGCCAGTGCAGGGCGTTCACCTCCGT
Encoded here:
- a CDS encoding CDP-alcohol phosphatidyltransferase family protein: MEPANVGDRRIRTWPNALSAIRLAMALAAALLFLVFGLVLAPILLSVIASLLDALDGWLARRLRQISRLGEHLDPLADKVLITVVFGALACFLNEPWVWVLVGLLLLREWGITWLREALKRRRNLTLPAGRIGKWKMLSQSLFGNLFLFWMSRAPDARPGEVGFALSLAAALGLILVLSYTSAFRYLIRLQS
- a CDS encoding HAMP domain-containing histidine kinase, translated to MEQLKEVALVSSPELRRDLNRLLGCRDAESLAAALATELELHFPGRQGLLAVCPAETRDWQVWSLPSLLQEPWSASHPVVEELRENGELRLLSLEGQAPGEELLGLALRDGRQGLLGALAVALPAERRREPIERRLLEDWLLGVGPLAALLLERRALREHLESLEQDVDQLESLKASFIDTVTHELKTPLTSILGFSSLALDQPDLAERKPLPEFLRSIHDAALQLDRLISELLVMSEMAAAEGVLELEDRSLASLLTEYREGWLGRLASHERVRFHDCGIQCTVRVDPYQFHRILGHLLKNALVFSPPDSPVDLRCSFISGRRRRDSTDFLRIDISDRGPGIPSAEQERIFRKFYQVDRSSTREHGGAGLGLSVAKEFTEAMGGRLWLRSKPGHGSTFSFTVPVPREAGAAPRRGGRASRQQ